The following coding sequences are from one Tolumonas lignilytica window:
- a CDS encoding DHA2 family efflux MFS transporter permease subunit gives MSNTAITHNDTPALQGSMLWIAAVVLAMSNFIAVLNMTIANVTQPNMAGALGASTSQGTWIITAYAVAEAITVPMTGWLTSRFGGVKVFTVAVFMFGVSSLLCGMSNSLNMLLLMRVLQGMAGGPILALSQTLLLRIFPKEKAMLATGMWAMTSLLAPVCGPVLGGWICDNYSWPWVYAVNVPMAILFSLIGWNLLKRYEDPLVKNRMDVIGFLLLVVWVGALQIMLDEGKDLDWFSSDEIIILAIVAVIGFLSFIIWELTEEHPIVDIRVFRYRGFSASMLVLALAFGCFFGLNVLTPMWLQSNMGYTTTWSGIVVAWGGVLSVIFSPIAANLSNRVDPRWLIFIGCAWLGADTFWRAFATSDMDFWSICIPLFFMGVGMPMYYVPITGLAMGSVEEHEMASAAGLMNFVRTIAGAFATSLVTTFWQDGRYIVHDQLSSIVDPTGQLNTVISSAPALAGQFTRELFDRMVTGQSLMLSTNNLMITIAILFFISAFAIGLAPKATRKVDAASVGH, from the coding sequence ATGTCAAACACCGCTATCACTCACAATGACACACCTGCGCTTCAGGGAAGTATGCTCTGGATTGCAGCTGTCGTTCTGGCGATGTCTAACTTTATCGCCGTGCTCAACATGACGATTGCCAACGTTACCCAACCGAATATGGCGGGAGCACTCGGTGCCAGCACCAGCCAGGGCACTTGGATCATCACCGCGTATGCGGTGGCTGAGGCCATCACAGTTCCTATGACCGGCTGGCTCACTTCACGCTTCGGTGGAGTGAAGGTGTTCACGGTTGCGGTGTTTATGTTCGGTGTCTCTTCTTTGCTGTGCGGCATGTCGAACTCATTGAATATGTTGCTGTTGATGCGCGTACTACAGGGTATGGCTGGCGGGCCGATCCTGGCACTCTCACAAACCCTGCTGCTGCGCATATTCCCCAAGGAAAAAGCCATGCTGGCAACTGGCATGTGGGCAATGACCAGCTTGTTGGCACCCGTCTGTGGCCCTGTTCTGGGTGGCTGGATCTGTGACAACTATAGCTGGCCGTGGGTTTACGCCGTCAATGTGCCAATGGCGATCCTTTTCAGTCTGATCGGTTGGAACCTGCTCAAACGGTATGAAGATCCGTTGGTCAAAAATCGGATGGATGTGATCGGCTTCCTCTTGCTGGTAGTCTGGGTCGGAGCTTTGCAGATCATGCTCGACGAAGGCAAAGATCTCGATTGGTTTTCATCTGACGAAATCATTATTCTAGCTATTGTTGCTGTGATCGGTTTCTTGAGTTTCATCATCTGGGAACTCACCGAAGAACATCCGATCGTCGACATCCGTGTTTTCCGTTATCGTGGTTTCAGTGCCAGTATGCTCGTGCTCGCACTCGCTTTCGGCTGTTTCTTTGGCCTCAATGTACTCACGCCGATGTGGTTACAATCCAATATGGGCTACACCACCACTTGGTCTGGCATCGTTGTAGCTTGGGGCGGGGTTCTTTCGGTTATTTTCTCACCAATTGCGGCTAACTTATCAAACCGGGTCGATCCACGCTGGCTGATCTTTATTGGTTGTGCCTGGCTGGGGGCCGACACATTCTGGCGAGCCTTTGCCACGTCAGATATGGATTTCTGGTCCATCTGTATCCCACTGTTTTTCATGGGTGTTGGTATGCCGATGTACTACGTACCGATCACAGGTTTGGCTATGGGCTCTGTCGAAGAACACGAGATGGCCTCGGCGGCCGGTCTGATGAACTTCGTGCGAACAATCGCCGGTGCTTTCGCCACGTCGTTGGTCACCACCTTCTGGCAGGATGGTCGCTACATTGTTCACGATCAACTCTCCAGCATTGTTGACCCCACAGGCCAATTAAATACTGTGATCAGTTCTGCACCTGCGCTGGCTGGACAATTCACTCGCGAGCTCTTCGACAGAATGGTGACGGGTCAAAGTCTGATGCTGTCCACCAATAACTTGATGATCACGATTGCAATTCTCTTTTTTATCTCAGCTTTTGCCATTGGGTTGGCCCCCAAAGCGACACGCAAAGTTGATGCAGCTTCGGTTGGTCACTGA
- a CDS encoding HD-GYP domain-containing protein, with amino-acid sequence MFLFTSQMKPLGLIANQNNGEAVVLLSLILGNVVIWVYLVNKQLNHLHFNKKIAIQNNVEMFSLLGTLIELRDPDTNGHNLRVTLLTMMFCEALNLPANILVRAAKGALLHDIGKVVVPDNILSKPGPLTNNERLIMQQHVKHGIRLIAESEITREALPVVSGHHEYYDGNGYPNGIKGKDIPIEARIFAIIDVFDALTSKRVYKPAYTCLDALTIMLEKRGSHFDPELLDSFIELIPNFLNQIPNSSNELKIKIKEHLILYFNDFCSVSTSVF; translated from the coding sequence ATGTTTTTGTTTACATCACAGATGAAACCTTTGGGATTAATTGCCAACCAGAATAACGGTGAAGCGGTGGTTCTGCTCTCCCTCATATTAGGAAATGTTGTTATTTGGGTTTATTTGGTAAATAAACAACTGAATCATCTGCATTTCAATAAAAAGATAGCCATACAAAATAATGTTGAAATGTTTTCGTTGTTAGGAACACTAATTGAATTACGCGATCCTGACACGAACGGGCATAACCTGAGAGTCACCTTGTTGACTATGATGTTTTGTGAAGCATTAAACTTGCCTGCAAATATTTTGGTCCGGGCAGCAAAGGGAGCACTTTTGCATGATATCGGAAAAGTCGTCGTTCCTGATAATATTTTGAGTAAACCCGGGCCACTAACAAACAATGAACGGTTGATCATGCAACAGCATGTCAAACATGGCATCAGACTCATTGCAGAATCTGAAATCACCCGGGAGGCATTGCCTGTCGTTTCAGGACATCATGAATATTATGATGGTAATGGTTATCCAAACGGAATTAAAGGAAAAGATATTCCTATTGAGGCTCGGATATTTGCCATTATTGATGTATTCGACGCACTGACGTCTAAACGAGTTTATAAACCAGCTTATACTTGTCTCGATGCACTAACTATTATGCTGGAAAAACGTGGGTCGCATTTTGATCCCGAATTATTGGATAGCTTTATTGAACTAATCCCTAATTTTTTAAATCAAATACCGAATAGCTCTAACGAACTTAAAATTAAGATAAAAGAACATCTGATATTATATTTTAATGATTTTTGTTCTGTTTCAACATCTGTTTTTTGA
- a CDS encoding methyl-accepting chemotaxis protein yields MNSNANTDVLDYISPPPNSFKPNKFAIWTTNFSFNGKMRILLVCIALLALLGNVLSAKLVYKEIRTVIENDLIVHVESEAHLLESYSQQDPRAFVKLATERLEKVRWGKGLSGYFFLTDRQATLLVYPPDHSRLGTVLDPVQINDSNENVNQALIRIAKSEHPALISYTYTKPNSQKKVLKVAYAYPVGNYLLVSGVYLDAADQVFSNYLQHSSLILFTIIILLFGLITLFSRNLSVQVNSALRSLQEIAQRTLINPVAVYGSDELASINRAIESSRVQLASLLHTQRDNALSLSASSSQINNGVTQVSNAIIEQRQRLDNLATAMEEMVCTIRDVAQNVQNSADNAKQTDQLANGGASKINDAINAINSLVSNLNASSDSVNEVKDKVLVIGSVVDTINSISDQTNLLALNAAIEAARAGEQGRGFAVVADEVRTLAKRTQDATREIAEMIAVLQQGTCSAVELMQASVLAADQAQQEATAATECFMAIVSHTGELSLHSEMIASASEEQTLVANEVSESLIVIRDAVEETEHVAKELGQTSQSLHQAAEDMEATVMSYRLP; encoded by the coding sequence ATGAACAGCAATGCAAATACTGATGTGCTGGATTATATATCTCCACCACCTAATAGTTTCAAACCGAATAAATTTGCTATATGGACAACTAATTTTAGTTTTAATGGAAAAATGCGGATATTGTTGGTTTGCATCGCATTATTAGCATTATTGGGTAATGTCCTGTCCGCCAAATTAGTTTATAAGGAAATCCGAACTGTTATTGAGAATGACCTGATCGTACATGTGGAAAGTGAGGCTCATCTCCTCGAAAGTTACTCACAACAAGATCCGAGAGCTTTCGTTAAACTGGCCACCGAACGACTTGAAAAAGTCCGTTGGGGAAAGGGACTTTCAGGCTATTTTTTCCTTACCGATAGACAGGCTACTTTGCTGGTCTATCCACCTGATCATAGCCGTCTTGGTACAGTTCTGGATCCGGTTCAAATAAACGACAGTAATGAAAACGTCAATCAGGCGCTGATCCGTATTGCTAAATCTGAACACCCAGCATTGATCTCCTATACCTATACAAAACCGAATAGTCAGAAGAAGGTGCTAAAAGTCGCTTACGCTTACCCGGTCGGTAACTATTTACTGGTCTCAGGAGTCTATTTAGATGCCGCAGATCAGGTATTTAGCAACTACTTGCAACATAGCAGCTTGATTTTATTTACAATTATTATTCTTTTGTTCGGACTGATCACTCTCTTTTCCCGGAACCTTTCAGTCCAGGTCAATAGTGCGTTACGAAGCTTGCAAGAGATAGCACAACGCACACTGATCAATCCTGTCGCTGTGTATGGCAGTGACGAACTGGCTTCCATTAATCGGGCTATCGAATCAAGTCGAGTACAACTTGCCAGTCTGCTGCATACCCAAAGGGACAATGCGCTCTCACTCTCTGCATCTTCGTCTCAGATCAACAATGGTGTGACTCAAGTCAGTAACGCAATCATAGAACAACGGCAACGGCTGGATAATTTAGCCACTGCGATGGAAGAAATGGTCTGCACTATCCGGGATGTGGCACAGAATGTTCAAAACTCTGCTGATAATGCCAAACAAACCGACCAACTGGCCAACGGAGGGGCCAGCAAGATCAACGACGCAATTAACGCTATTAACAGTTTGGTTAGTAATCTAAATGCCAGCTCTGATTCAGTGAATGAAGTCAAAGACAAGGTTTTGGTTATCGGTTCTGTGGTTGACACCATCAACAGCATTTCAGATCAAACTAACCTGTTAGCCCTGAATGCTGCTATTGAGGCAGCCCGGGCCGGTGAACAAGGGCGGGGTTTTGCAGTGGTCGCCGATGAAGTACGTACTTTGGCTAAACGCACTCAAGACGCCACCAGAGAAATCGCTGAAATGATTGCCGTTTTGCAACAAGGGACGTGCAGTGCCGTCGAACTCATGCAAGCCAGTGTGTTGGCAGCAGATCAGGCCCAGCAAGAGGCAACCGCTGCAACCGAATGTTTCATGGCTATTGTTAGCCACACAGGGGAACTATCCTTGCACAGTGAAATGATAGCCTCCGCATCAGAGGAACAAACTCTGGTTGCAAATGAAGTCTCTGAATCGTTGATCGTGATCAGAGATGCCGTGGAGGAGACTGAACATGTGGCAAAAGAGCTGGGGCAGACCAGTCAGAGCCTGCATCAGGCAGCTGAAGATATGGAAGCGACGGTAATGAGTTATCGTTTACCCTGA
- a CDS encoding TetR/AcrR family transcriptional regulator, translating into MTNNKAERIQKCAEKLYISYGFHGTSMQMIAKEAGISVATIYTHFENKEALIRTIYRQIFTDILSCTLDGFNTTLIPFEQFRKLWLGTYHAFKMRPSRIYFKNLYENSPFYTQEDCLWTAEQCLQIDEYYQRGINTGLFRNIPPYLLLQLSLGFLFNISQTQQIIKFEMTEELENELIQASWQAILA; encoded by the coding sequence ATGACGAACAATAAAGCTGAACGGATCCAAAAATGTGCTGAGAAACTGTATATTTCTTATGGTTTCCATGGGACATCGATGCAAATGATAGCGAAGGAAGCAGGAATCTCGGTCGCAACGATTTATACCCACTTTGAAAATAAAGAAGCACTTATTCGTACCATTTATCGTCAGATATTTACCGATATACTCAGTTGCACTTTAGACGGGTTTAACACAACCCTTATTCCCTTCGAGCAATTCCGTAAATTATGGCTAGGTACTTATCATGCTTTTAAAATGAGACCATCCAGGATCTATTTTAAAAACCTCTATGAAAATTCGCCATTTTATACCCAAGAAGACTGTTTATGGACGGCAGAACAATGCCTTCAGATTGATGAATATTATCAACGTGGCATCAACACCGGTTTATTCAGGAATATTCCGCCATATTTGTTATTGCAATTAAGCTTGGGTTTTCTTTTTAATATTTCTCAGACTCAGCAAATAATTAAGTTTGAAATGACCGAGGAATTAGAGAATGAGCTTATCCAGGCGAGTTGGCAAGCCATCTTGGCTTAA
- a CDS encoding NAD(P)H-dependent oxidoreductase → MNILIVLAHPEPKSFNGALFDLTIKTLQAAGHTVQTSDLYRMGFNPVSDRYNFTTVKDPDFLKLQLEEMHATEMGGFASDIETEIRKIEAADLMIWQFPLWWFGMPAILKGWVDRVFAMGRTYGGGHIYETGVFKGKRALLSLTTGGPQEAYTPEGFNGDLTAILRPIQRGILEFTGFSVLEPQIHYAPVRVTTEQREIWLQSWQERLQQIEQETPILVGCY, encoded by the coding sequence ATGAATATATTGATTGTTCTTGCTCACCCGGAACCCAAAAGTTTCAATGGCGCATTATTCGACCTGACCATAAAAACCCTCCAGGCAGCAGGCCATACGGTCCAGACCAGTGATCTCTATCGTATGGGGTTCAACCCGGTTTCGGATCGCTATAACTTCACCACAGTGAAAGATCCTGATTTCCTGAAACTCCAGCTTGAAGAAATGCATGCAACCGAAATGGGTGGTTTTGCTTCGGATATTGAGACTGAAATCCGCAAAATAGAAGCTGCAGACTTGATGATCTGGCAATTCCCTCTGTGGTGGTTCGGTATGCCGGCCATTCTCAAAGGCTGGGTGGATCGGGTGTTTGCTATGGGGCGTACTTATGGCGGCGGACACATCTATGAAACCGGTGTATTCAAGGGCAAACGCGCCCTCCTGTCACTGACAACCGGTGGCCCGCAAGAGGCTTATACGCCGGAAGGTTTTAACGGTGACCTGACAGCGATCTTGCGGCCAATACAGCGGGGAATATTGGAGTTCACTGGTTTTTCTGTCTTGGAACCTCAGATCCATTACGCGCCAGTGCGGGTGACGACCGAACAGCGGGAAATTTGGCTGCAGTCGTGGCAGGAACGTTTACAGCAGATAGAGCAAGAAACGCCTATTTTGGTGGGGTGCTATTAA
- a CDS encoding SDR family NAD(P)-dependent oxidoreductase yields MQMQRVIIIGGSSGIGLATAQLLAANGTEVIIVGRNRERLTAAPE; encoded by the coding sequence ATGCAAATGCAAAGAGTGATCATCATTGGCGGTAGTAGTGGTATTGGACTGGCAACAGCTCAGCTGTTGGCTGCAAACGGCACGGAAGTCATTATTGTTGGCCGGAACAGAGAGCGACTGACTGCGGCGCCTGAATGA
- a CDS encoding LysR family transcriptional regulator, which translates to MDFSRLDLNLLRTLDVLLAELNVTRAAQRLSLSQPAVSAQLKQLREWFGDPLLLPAARGMTPTALALSLQQPLRDVLASLGSLVSSSQSFEPTTSQQTFHIVATDAVHATISAPLAAYLQHQAPGVRLALYTPQAEHLVEQLASGERDLALITPQAMPPLLRAQTLYTETFLCVMRRDHPAALNALTLSQYCQLEHAMVSPSGGGFQGIVDEALTRLGYQRQVKISLPSFMVVPTLLEQSDYVATVPARLALTWQHTLAVLPPPCELTSFEIQLGWHPRQHADPAQRWLRDQIKRIAQHST; encoded by the coding sequence GTGGATTTTTCTCGTCTCGATCTCAATCTGTTACGCACACTTGATGTGTTGCTTGCTGAATTGAATGTCACCCGGGCAGCACAACGTTTATCCCTTTCGCAACCCGCGGTCTCAGCCCAGCTAAAACAACTCCGCGAGTGGTTTGGTGACCCGCTGTTGTTACCTGCGGCCCGCGGTATGACACCCACTGCGCTGGCACTGAGTCTGCAACAACCACTGCGTGATGTTTTGGCCTCGCTGGGTTCACTGGTCAGCAGTAGTCAAAGTTTTGAGCCAACAACCAGTCAGCAAACTTTCCATATCGTCGCCACGGACGCCGTGCATGCCACGATCAGTGCACCTTTAGCCGCTTACTTGCAGCATCAGGCACCGGGAGTGCGTCTTGCGCTATACACACCGCAAGCCGAACATCTGGTTGAACAGTTGGCCAGCGGCGAACGGGATCTGGCGCTTATCACACCACAAGCGATGCCACCCCTGCTGCGTGCTCAGACGCTGTATACCGAAACCTTTTTGTGTGTGATGCGACGCGATCATCCTGCTGCATTAAATGCCCTGACACTGAGTCAATATTGCCAACTGGAACATGCCATGGTGTCGCCTAGTGGAGGTGGATTTCAGGGGATTGTCGATGAAGCCTTAACAAGGCTCGGCTATCAGCGTCAGGTAAAAATATCTTTACCGAGTTTCATGGTCGTCCCAACATTGCTGGAACAAAGCGATTATGTCGCGACCGTTCCTGCTCGTCTGGCTCTCACCTGGCAACATACGCTGGCGGTATTACCACCACCCTGCGAATTGACCAGTTTCGAAATACAACTTGGTTGGCATCCCCGCCAACATGCCGATCCGGCCCAGCGGTGGTTACGAGACCAAATAAAACGGATAGCTCAACACAGCACATGA
- a CDS encoding GGDEF domain-containing protein has product MRLNIAAKLAILLAVFALLISGVTALHVYHASRELLRNAAQERLLTTTQVLGRRIINVISAVEQDARRLADSPDAIGLLLAPDSPATKPMADELATQFTSQMRFNPEYYQIRLISTSAHGLERVRVDRESANQFIRIEGLDLQEKGHYPYVFEALKLHRGGVYCSPMLINHELGAHAGTEMPTLRISVPIFADYIEQPVGVIVVNVSMNGIFALLGEDLPKDHELYIANQEGEFIVHPNPAMAFAFDRGRSARVQDQFPETAVLFNGNKKNSVFATQSSIAGKERPVAAAFVRVSSADIDPSRFFVLGLAQSLDLVLASTRTLTTSTIPVILGFGCIAVVLAIWLARMFTRPLRQIAAEVRQFPEQSHAHIRLPVGRTDEVGVLARGLAAMQLDIKQKLGELDRQRAALHHQAHHDSLTGLPNRLLLEERFKQMLSRSCRHGSIVAVFFVDLDKFKMINDRYGHDAGDTVLKETAKRLRETVRQEDTVVRMGGDEFIILLEDLSDKVYLQMISNKLINIISSPIHWGDVELVIGTSIGIACAPTDGDNIDKLASCADTRMYQAKSGGGSRVHAY; this is encoded by the coding sequence TTGAGGCTTAATATTGCAGCTAAACTAGCCATATTGTTGGCTGTATTTGCCTTGTTGATCAGTGGCGTGACTGCATTACATGTTTATCATGCCAGCAGAGAGTTACTTAGAAACGCGGCACAGGAACGCCTGCTAACGACGACGCAGGTGCTTGGACGGCGCATCATCAATGTGATTAGTGCTGTCGAGCAGGATGCACGCCGCTTGGCTGATTCACCTGATGCAATTGGCCTCCTGCTGGCGCCTGATTCTCCCGCAACCAAGCCGATGGCGGACGAGCTCGCCACACAGTTTACGTCTCAGATGCGTTTTAACCCGGAGTATTACCAGATCCGGCTAATCAGCACCTCTGCACATGGTTTGGAACGTGTTCGGGTTGACAGAGAAAGCGCCAATCAGTTTATCCGTATCGAAGGTCTAGATTTACAGGAGAAAGGGCATTACCCCTATGTATTTGAAGCGTTAAAACTTCATCGAGGAGGTGTGTATTGTTCCCCTATGCTGATTAACCATGAACTTGGTGCCCATGCTGGAACCGAGATGCCCACGCTACGTATTTCGGTTCCTATCTTTGCTGATTATATCGAGCAACCAGTGGGTGTTATTGTTGTGAATGTGAGCATGAACGGTATCTTTGCCTTACTTGGAGAAGATCTGCCCAAAGATCATGAACTCTATATAGCAAACCAGGAAGGAGAATTCATCGTACATCCTAACCCTGCCATGGCATTTGCGTTCGACCGAGGTCGTAGTGCGCGCGTGCAGGATCAGTTTCCTGAAACTGCCGTCTTATTCAATGGCAACAAGAAAAACTCCGTATTTGCTACGCAAAGCTCTATTGCAGGCAAGGAACGACCCGTTGCCGCCGCGTTTGTTCGTGTCAGCAGCGCTGATATTGATCCATCACGTTTTTTTGTCCTTGGATTGGCTCAATCGCTCGATCTTGTCTTAGCCAGCACGCGAACGCTCACAACCTCGACCATTCCGGTTATTCTAGGGTTCGGTTGTATCGCGGTGGTGCTGGCCATTTGGTTGGCCAGAATGTTCACTCGGCCCTTAAGGCAAATCGCTGCTGAAGTCAGGCAATTTCCTGAACAATCACATGCCCATATTCGCTTGCCGGTCGGGCGTACGGATGAGGTGGGCGTTCTGGCGAGAGGGTTGGCTGCGATGCAGTTGGATATCAAGCAAAAACTCGGTGAACTGGATCGCCAGCGAGCAGCGTTACATCATCAGGCTCATCATGACTCACTGACCGGATTACCGAATCGTTTATTGCTGGAAGAGCGATTTAAACAAATGTTGTCTCGTTCCTGTCGTCATGGGTCGATTGTGGCGGTATTTTTCGTCGATCTGGACAAGTTCAAGATGATCAATGATCGATATGGACATGATGCCGGAGATACTGTGCTTAAAGAAACGGCCAAACGGCTGCGGGAAACTGTTCGCCAAGAAGACACCGTGGTACGCATGGGGGGAGACGAATTCATTATCTTGCTGGAAGATCTCAGCGATAAAGTTTATTTGCAAATGATCAGTAACAAGCTGATTAATATCATATCGAGCCCCATTCACTGGGGGGATGTCGAATTGGTGATTGGTACCAGTATTGGTATTGCCTGTGCGCCCACCGATGGTGACAATATTGACAAGCTGGCCTCTTGTGCTGATACCCGAATGTATCAGGCTAAATCTGGTGGTGGGTCCAGAGTCCATGCATATTAA
- a CDS encoding extracellular solute-binding protein has translation MKNGCVMFLLLLIVSAQSALAAEVLRVLAWPGYADPDAVKQFELQTGARVEVTQIDSDDVLWNKISANKDPGFDVFAVNTAELSRYIAARLVMPLDRSHLPNTQRQVSRFRDVNSVPGIVKNNKLYAIPYTYADMGLIYDKKTFPKPPESISVMWDPRFSGRVLAYDGGVHNFSLAALRRGSHNPFQIASDEWEKLAADLIDLRRNVLAFYSQPEEALRLYRDNHVVVLFANYGSQQLQTFKSAGLDVGYTIPKEGALAWLDCWAITARSSHKRLAEAWINHMLDPVVSNYLVERQGLSSTLVDNPDRNKDILYWLQPPEDVNKRTLLWHHIISEDRLEKVMSN, from the coding sequence ATGAAGAATGGATGCGTAATGTTTCTGTTGTTGCTGATAGTCAGTGCTCAGTCTGCATTGGCTGCGGAGGTATTACGCGTACTGGCCTGGCCAGGCTATGCCGATCCTGATGCTGTGAAGCAATTTGAGTTACAAACTGGTGCCCGGGTGGAAGTGACACAGATTGATTCCGATGATGTACTCTGGAATAAGATCAGCGCAAATAAAGATCCCGGTTTCGATGTGTTTGCGGTCAATACCGCCGAATTATCGCGTTATATCGCAGCCAGACTGGTCATGCCGCTGGATCGGTCGCATTTGCCCAATACGCAACGACAGGTTTCCCGGTTTCGAGATGTCAATTCTGTGCCAGGCATCGTCAAGAATAATAAGCTCTACGCGATCCCCTACACCTATGCTGATATGGGGCTGATTTACGATAAGAAAACCTTTCCCAAACCGCCCGAATCCATTTCTGTCATGTGGGATCCCCGCTTCAGTGGCCGGGTGTTGGCTTACGATGGTGGTGTCCATAATTTCTCTCTGGCCGCACTCCGACGCGGTAGTCACAATCCATTTCAGATTGCCAGTGACGAATGGGAAAAGCTCGCTGCAGATTTAATTGATTTGAGGCGTAATGTACTTGCCTTTTACTCACAACCTGAAGAGGCATTGCGCTTATATCGTGACAACCATGTTGTTGTGCTGTTTGCCAACTATGGTTCGCAACAACTGCAGACATTTAAATCGGCGGGGCTTGATGTGGGCTATACCATTCCTAAGGAAGGCGCATTGGCATGGTTAGACTGTTGGGCCATAACGGCTCGTTCTTCGCATAAACGGCTTGCGGAAGCGTGGATCAATCATATGCTTGATCCAGTGGTCAGCAATTATCTGGTGGAGCGGCAAGGGCTCTCCAGTACGCTCGTTGATAACCCCGACCGAAATAAAGATATTTTGTATTGGCTGCAACCTCCTGAAGATGTCAATAAACGCACGCTGTTGTGGCATCACATCATCTCGGAGGATCGCTTGGAAAAGGTGATGTCTAATTGA